The window TGTGCTGGAGGTGATCGAAGATTTCATAACCGCCGCGCAACATGCAGCTGATGTTAGTGCAGACCTGAATGTTGTACTTGCCTGCAGGCTTGAATCGCAGCATGGAGTAGTACGTGGCCACGTTGCGTACATCAAGCTGCGTGATGCCGATACGATCGGCCACCTCGGCGATCAGAGCGTCGGAGAGATAGCCGATCTCGTCCTGTGCGTAGAGGAGCATGGGAACAAGCGCGGAACGCTTGACCGGGTATTTCTGGACGAGAGCGTCTAACTTGGCCGCTAGCTGCGGCGAGAATATCGACATCGTCTCCTTACTCGTTTCTTGGGGTGTCATTGCATCAGCTCCCGTGCCCAGGCTTCGGCTTGCATGTCCATCTCTTCCTCTATGTCTTCGTGTGGCTCGTGGTCCACTCGGGTTTGCAGCGTACCTTTGATAGTAAAACGCATCAGGCCGGTTGCACTATTTTCGCGGGCCCATTTGACTTCGGCTCCCGATCGATCGAGGCGGAGCCAGCGATCTCCGATTCGTACGATGATGCTTTCTTCGCCTAGTTCGACCGTGGCTTGCTCTTTGCGGTTGAGGCCGTGTGCTGCGGTATAACTGCGCAACAAGGATGCGAGTGATACCCATAACTCGGCGTACAAAGTGGAAGTTACTGCGCTCAAGGCGCCCCCGTGATCAGCTCTTCTACGAATGTCGCGGCAAGCTCGTTGGCGTCGACCTTCGGTTCAGTGTCCGGCGCAAGACTCAGCCTGCGCGCCCTCAAGGGTGATTCGTCCACAAGAATGAGAAACGTAACTGTTTTTTCCCCTGATTCCCCTACGATGGCGGCTCCGACTGAGGGAGCGCTGCGATCCTGCGATACATTGCAGCTAGCCTGGCCGCAGACGAGTTCGATTGTCGGTTCTCCCAGGGATGCCGGTTGGATTTCAACCTTGGGAGCGCCAGCCTTGCCCAGTTCAACATTGGCTACCGCGACTTCCTTCGTGAGGCCCGCTCGCACATCTTCGAAGAAGGCCGTGAGATCGAGTCTCCTCTTTACCTTTGCATCCAGCCTTGCTTTGAGCTCGGAGGCAGCTTTCGCGTAATCAGTCATTCAGACCTCCGACCTTAGCGGTCAATCTCTCCCAAAACAACGTCGATGGACCCGATGACGGCAACTACATCAGCGAGCATGCGGCCCTGGCACATGGTTTCGAGGGCTTGTAGCGACGCGAACGAGGGGTTGCGCATATGAACGCGGTACGGCTTGGCGGTGCCATCGGAGACTATGTAGTAGCCCATCTGGCCTCGCGAGGACTCAATGCCTTGATACACTTCGCCAGCAGGTACGGCGAAGCCTTCGGTGACGATTTTGAAGTGGTGGATGAGCGACTCCATTTGAGTCTTCATCTTTTCGCGGTCGGGCAGAACGATCTTGGGCGCGTCCGCTTTGACTGGCCCCTCGGGCATTCCGGCAAGCGCCTGATTGATGATGCGGACGGACTGGCGCATCTCTTCGAGGCGGACCTGGTAGCGTCCCCAGACGTCGCAGCGATTGGAAACCGGTACGTCGAATTGGAATTTCTCGTAGCTGGAGTATGGCATGTCACGGCGAAGATCGAAATCGACGCCGGAGGCGCGCAGCGGTGGTCCGGTTACGCCGAGAGCGATGGCGTCTTCGGCGGAGAGATGGCCTACATTCTGCAGGCGATTGACGAAGATAGGATTGCCGGTGAGCAGATTCGAATACTCGTCGATCTTCTCCGGGAAAGTCTTAATGAATGCCTTTACACGATCGAAAAAGTCGATGGGCGGCTCCATGGCCAGCCCGCCGATGCGGAAATAGCTGGTCATCATGCGCTGACCGGAGACGTGTTCGAAGATGCGGAGGATGTCTTCGCGTTCGCGGAAGGTGTATAGGAAGACGGTCAGCGCGCCGATGTCCATGGCGTGCGTACCGAGCCAGACGAGGTGCGAATTGAGGCGGGTGAGTTCGGAGAGAAGTACGCGAATCCACTGAGCCTTGTCTGGAATCGGAAGTTCCAAGAGCTTTTCTACGGCGAGACAGTAACAGAGATTATTGTGCATCGGGCTGAGATAGTCGATGCGATCGGTGAGAGGGACGACCTGCTGGTAGAACTTGGCTTCGCAGGTCTTTTCGATGCCGGTGTGGAGATAACCGATTTCAGGATAGAGGCGGTTGACGATTTCGCCGTCGATTTCGAGCACGAGGCGTAGAACGCCGTGGGTCGATGGGTGCTGCGGCCCCATATTCAGGACCATGGTCTGGTCTTTGGAGCCTTCGGCCACTGGTGCTTCCAGAATCGGAGTTCCTGCCACGTCGGTCATTGAAACTTGTCTCCCATTGCTTTGTGTCTCCTCAGATGCATCGGAGTCGGGGATTGATTCGTCGGATTTGAGAACGGCAACTTCTCAGGATACATCCGCTTTGCCGGACGACTCGCACGATGCGAGAGTGAACCGGGGCCTGTGAACAGGCCCCGGACGACTGGTGGTTTAGCGGTAGCCTTCGACTGGATAGTCCTTGCGCAAGGGATGGCCTGACCAATCCTCGGGCATCATGATGCGGCGCATGTTCGGATGGCCGTCGAAGCGAACGCCGAAGAGATCGAAGACTTCGCGCTCGTAGTAGTTGGCGGACGGCCAGACATTGGTGATGGTTTCGAGCGAGGGGGAAGCCTCGTCGACGAGAACACGCAGGCGAATACGCTCCTTGTGGGAGTGCGAAACGATGTGATAGCTGATCTGAAAACGCGGAATGGCGGGGAACCAGTCGACGGCGGTGACGTCTTCGAGGAAATTGTAGCCGGCCTGCTGAACGGTGCGGGCGGCGGCGACGATCTCTTCCCGAGCAATGGTTAATGTAAGTTCGTTGCGGTCCCAGCGGGCGTCGGTGAGGGCTTCCGCGTTCCAGGCGGCGATTGCGCTGACGGCGGGATGATTGGCCATCTCACGCAGTACGGATTCTTTATCTGGCAGTGTCTCGCTCATCCATTCCTTTCAAGATCCGTTGAAGGACCCTTCAAAAATCTTTAGAGGTCGCCCCGGTCCTTGGACCAGTCCAGGATGCCTTTTTTCACGATGTAGAAAAGGCCGACGGCGACGAAGCCCAGGTAGACCAGCATCTCCCAAAAGCCGAACCAGGCTGAGCCGGTGATGGCAGGGAGCTGCTTGAAGATGATTGCCCAGGGCATCATGAAGACGACTTCCACATCGAAGAGGATGAACAGCATGGCGACCATGTAGAAGCGGACGCTGAAGCGGCCACGAGCATCGCCCACGGCCTCAATACCGCACTCGTAGGTTGCAAGCTTGGTCTTGGTGTTGCGATGCCTGCCGATGAAGTACGAGGCCGTCGCCATGCCGATTCCCAAGCCGAAAGCGGCGAGGATCTGTAGCAGCAGTGGGAGATATTGCCAAAAATAGGGGATCTTCATGAATGCTCTCGGCGGTGGCTATCCGCTTTCGGCTCTGCTGCCTGGCGGGATTGCCAGTCGAGGCTCGATGCGTTGCCGCTAGCTTTGAGATTAGGTTTTCACCCTCGCCGCGTCAAGTTCGAACCGGTGGAAGAATTCACTTGCATTGGCACGATGGAAGCGGGGTGATGAAGATCGCGGCGGACTTTTCGCAAAGACGGGAGGATCATTCCGGTGCATAATTCGACTCGAATTGACGGATTCCCTTGAAATATCAAAGCGAATCGAGTCTGCGACGGTACCTTTGTTATCTGAATTTGAATAGAGGGTTCGCCGATTAAGGACTCAGGAAAGGTAAATCATGTCCACGACGGTTACCGGCGACAAGTTAATTTTCGCGACCCCCTCGGAATGTGTTGGCCACTGGACGCGCAGGGCGGTTGGGCAGCGTCGAAGAAGAGTCTCTCCGGAAGAGGGACGAGCGATTGAGATTCTTGGCCATGCGATTGAGTATCTGGAGGATGAGTTTGCTCTGGAATGCATGAGCCGTCAGGCACATGTCGGAGTTGGTATGCACCCGAGAGTGGTTGCGATTGAAATCCTGAAGAAATGCAATCGGGTGGTCTACCTGAGTTGTCCGGAAATTCCTACTCTCGGCGATCGAATTCGGGGAGTGCTAGGTCGGCGGAGGGCTGGAGAACGATGATTTCGCGACTGCTCTGATCGATTCTGATTAATCGTCCAAAAATACTCACCGTTCAGAGCGCCGAGGGTTGCCAGGCTTTCTTTAGCCCATTGCTAGAAGGCTGAAGAGTAGTAGCCATGCCAATCCCATGGCGTGCCAGTACCAACTGAGACTGTCGATGGCGATTTGGCGGTATTCGACTTTGCGCAGGAATCCCAGGGCTCCGAGGCTTACGGCGAGCGCTAGAATGCCCAAGCCCAAGTGGACGGCATGGATGCCGGTGATGATGTAGAAGAAGTAAATAGCCGGGGTCGCCCAGCGGTCGAAGGCGTATCCCTCGCCCGTGAGCTGGGTCCAGGCTGTCCACTGGCCAGCGATGAAGAAGCAGCCAAGGACGAAGGTCGCGGCCATCCAGGGAAGCGTGCGTTTGAGCGCGGGGCGGCCGAGGCCCAGCCATTCCTCGACGACGTCGAGTTCGTAGAAGATGTGGCGGCGGGCGATCTCCATGGTCAGGCTGCTGAGGATGAGGACGGCAGTGTTGAGGAAGAGGATGGGCGGGAGTTGGACGGGGTGCCAGTCGCCGATGAATTCCTGGGTGCGGACGTCGAGGTGGCCGGTGCCCTGATGGGCGAAGAACATGACGGCCAGGGCCAGGAAGAACATCATGTCTCCGGCGAGGATGAAGAAGACGATCAGGCGGAAGCGCTTGAGGAGTTCTCTGGGGCCGCCGCGGCCGAGGCGCTTCCATTCATCGTCGTCGCCGCTGCCGCCTCCGCCGGTGGGCCTCCGGTCTACAGGCGGTTTGCCGCCGATGCCTGGGTCTTTTCGCTCGGTTTCAACCGGGTGTCGCGTAAAAGTGCTGGGCATGGCTTCAAGCCTCAATGAAGCTCAGATTACACCGACTCTTGGAAGGATGCACTGGTTTCCGC is drawn from Acidicapsa acidisoli and contains these coding sequences:
- a CDS encoding NADH-quinone oxidoreductase subunit NuoE family protein: MSIFSPQLAAKLDALVQKYPVKRSALVPMLLYAQDEIGYLSDALIAEVADRIGITQLDVRNVATYYSMLRFKPAGKYNIQVCTNISCMLRGGYEIFDHLQHKLGIGHKGVTADGQFSLEEVECIGVCCWAPAIQVNYDFHDDLTNDKVDAVLATYKAKGDSKNA
- the nuoD gene encoding NADH dehydrogenase (quinone) subunit D — translated: MTDVAGTPILEAPVAEGSKDQTMVLNMGPQHPSTHGVLRLVLEIDGEIVNRLYPEIGYLHTGIEKTCEAKFYQQVVPLTDRIDYLSPMHNNLCYCLAVEKLLELPIPDKAQWIRVLLSELTRLNSHLVWLGTHAMDIGALTVFLYTFREREDILRIFEHVSGQRMMTSYFRIGGLAMEPPIDFFDRVKAFIKTFPEKIDEYSNLLTGNPIFVNRLQNVGHLSAEDAIALGVTGPPLRASGVDFDLRRDMPYSSYEKFQFDVPVSNRCDVWGRYQVRLEEMRQSVRIINQALAGMPEGPVKADAPKIVLPDREKMKTQMESLIHHFKIVTEGFAVPAGEVYQGIESSRGQMGYYIVSDGTAKPYRVHMRNPSFASLQALETMCQGRMLADVVAVIGSIDVVLGEIDR
- a CDS encoding transcriptional regulator translates to MSAVTSTLYAELWVSLASLLRSYTAAHGLNRKEQATVELGEESIIVRIGDRWLRLDRSGAEVKWARENSATGLMRFTIKGTLQTRVDHEPHEDIEEEMDMQAEAWARELMQ
- a CDS encoding F-box protein is translated as MSTTVTGDKLIFATPSECVGHWTRRAVGQRRRRVSPEEGRAIEILGHAIEYLEDEFALECMSRQAHVGVGMHPRVVAIEILKKCNRVVYLSCPEIPTLGDRIRGVLGRRRAGER
- a CDS encoding NADH-quinone oxidoreductase subunit A: MKIPYFWQYLPLLLQILAAFGLGIGMATASYFIGRHRNTKTKLATYECGIEAVGDARGRFSVRFYMVAMLFILFDVEVVFMMPWAIIFKQLPAITGSAWFGFWEMLVYLGFVAVGLFYIVKKGILDWSKDRGDL
- a CDS encoding cytochrome c oxidase subunit 3, giving the protein MPSTFTRHPVETERKDPGIGGKPPVDRRPTGGGGSGDDDEWKRLGRGGPRELLKRFRLIVFFILAGDMMFFLALAVMFFAHQGTGHLDVRTQEFIGDWHPVQLPPILFLNTAVLILSSLTMEIARRHIFYELDVVEEWLGLGRPALKRTLPWMAATFVLGCFFIAGQWTAWTQLTGEGYAFDRWATPAIYFFYIITGIHAVHLGLGILALAVSLGALGFLRKVEYRQIAIDSLSWYWHAMGLAWLLLFSLLAMG
- a CDS encoding NADH-quinone oxidoreductase subunit C; this translates as MSETLPDKESVLREMANHPAVSAIAAWNAEALTDARWDRNELTLTIAREEIVAAARTVQQAGYNFLEDVTAVDWFPAIPRFQISYHIVSHSHKERIRLRVLVDEASPSLETITNVWPSANYYEREVFDLFGVRFDGHPNMRRIMMPEDWSGHPLRKDYPVEGYR